CGTGTAATGAGTATCCTTGATTGCTAGCGTGTTCACGTCAATCAGAATCGTCGTCTTCATCTTCTGGAATGAGAAGTCTGCGCGGTCGCGGTAGTGGTAGCTCGTCTGATCGCGTTGGAAGCCACTTGCATCAATCGCTGCTTCACCGCTCCAGCCCGCCTGCTCCGCCGAAGTGCGGAGCAGGCGGCGGAGCTCACGCATCCGATACTCATCCTCCCACCGACAAATCGAGCTGTAGTGTGGAGCCTCCTCAAGGCCGAATACAGCTAAAATACCGGACATCTCGTTGAGATAGTCTTCAGTTTCTCGTAGACTCTTTTCCAGTTCGACACGGAACAGAATCAACGCTATCTGTGTCCACTCGGCGTACCCGTCCGCGCCTTCCGGCGCGGCGGGTACGTCAGGATCGTCTACGTGTTCTTTGGCAAGTTCTCGACACATCCACGCTAGCCGTCTGAGCGATACCATATCGCCAGACGGCGTCCATTTCCGGGTTAGCTTAACGGAATATTCCCGTCTGAGCGTCTGAGGCTGCCGCCATTAGCAGGCAAAACAAGGCAACTCCTATTGAA
This genomic interval from Haloarcula halophila contains the following:
- a CDS encoding IS5 family transposase; translation: MVSLRRLAWMCRELAKEHVDDPDVPAAPEGADGYAEWTQIALILFRVELEKSLRETEDYLNEMSGILAVFGLEEAPHYSSICRWEDEYRMRELRRLLRTSAEQAGWSGEAAIDASGFQRDQTSYHYRDRADFSFQKMKTTILIDVNTLAIKDTHYTTQKAWDGHIGMQVFRRNAEDLRVLSADANYSWSDLREECRSNSTRPLIKHREQTPLQKAHNARMNEDYNQRWMSETGFSQLKKDDGEKLRSRSWHGQFRELTRKCIVHNLTQAAS